The following are from one region of the Gemmatimonadaceae bacterium genome:
- a CDS encoding CDGSH iron-sulfur domain-containing protein — MLTGPLRIEAADGTLLRAAESTALCRCGASREAPFCDGSHRVSAFRDD; from the coding sequence GTGCTGACGGGACCGCTCCGCATCGAGGCGGCGGATGGCACCCTCCTGCGGGCGGCGGAGTCCACGGCGCTCTGTCGGTGCGGCGCGTCACGGGAGGCGCCGTTCTGCGACGGGTCGCACCGGGTGTCGGCGTTCCGGGACGACTGA
- a CDS encoding DUF1269 domain-containing protein, with amino-acid sequence MTAPAASSRKILIASFDGPTGAEAALNLLKAAPVSLGNVAIVKRGTDGKVEFTETQDWGIGKSALVGAIAGLLLPGVGTITMAAGGAIAAYFIDLGFPDPLLKQMGEGLDSNSSMLVALVDETGLGRASEVVVQSGGTVLGTSHETDLAAAMATMQRKA; translated from the coding sequence ATGACCGCACCTGCAGCATCCTCCCGCAAGATCCTGATCGCCAGCTTCGACGGGCCCACGGGCGCCGAGGCCGCGCTGAACCTCCTGAAGGCCGCCCCGGTCAGCCTGGGCAACGTCGCCATCGTCAAGCGCGGCACCGACGGCAAGGTCGAGTTCACCGAGACGCAGGACTGGGGCATCGGCAAGAGCGCGCTCGTCGGCGCCATCGCCGGCCTGCTCCTGCCGGGCGTCGGCACCATCACGATGGCCGCCGGCGGTGCCATCGCGGCGTACTTCATCGACCTCGGCTTCCCCGACCCGCTGCTCAAGCAGATGGGCGAAGGGCTGGATTCCAACTCGTCGATGCTGGTGGCGCTGGTGGACGAGACGGGACTGGGCCGCGCCAGCGAAGTCGTCGTCCAGTCAGGCGGCACGGTGCTGGGCACCAGCCACGAGACCGACCTCGCGGCTGCCATGGCCACGATGCAGCGGAAGGCCTGA